Part of the Camelus bactrianus isolate YW-2024 breed Bactrian camel chromosome 6, ASM4877302v1, whole genome shotgun sequence genome, GCCCTTCAGCTTCCCAGGCAGCCCCCCGCCTGCTGGGTCAAGGCAAGCCCTGAACATGCCTAACTCTTCCATTCCTGAGATCGACCAGCCACTCCTGCACATGGCTTTGTGCTCATAAAGTGTAGAGCACCTCCGGATATTTCTGACAGTGACATCAAGAGGATATTTCATAAGAGGGTATAAATGCCTTCTCTAGGGAGAACCCAAAAGTTTAGCAAGGGGTTCCTTCAGGCAACTTACCCTTTCTTCTAGTTATCactatgtatatattatgaatgTTCATGGCCACAAAGAGTTATACTCCCAATATGTAATTTGGGATATCTGTAAATGAGgttttgtttaacttttaagaaaaataataaatgctctgGACTTCTCCAAGAGGGACCCTTCTCACCTGGGACCATTCTCAATGACAGCTGGATTACCATGGATTGGGTATCACATTTTGTTCTGGGGGAACAGAAGGCAGAGCCTGGAGAACTAGCACTAGTGGAGGCGGGGTACCAGGAGGCAAACTACAGCTAAGGGAAGACAGGTTGTAACTGACAACTATCCAAAGATGTAAGGGACTGCTTCTTCCTCAGGTAGTAAGCCAGGCTGGCCTTGGAGGGGCAGGGACACTGTACAGGGGCTTTGACTCTCGGATTGGGGTCTGGACTGGCTTAGTAGAGGGCCAAAACTCCCTTTCAGGGGCAACTGTGTTGCCTAATGAGAAACACTAGCATAGAGATGCCCATCTGGTGGGGTTAGGGAAGTAAGAAATGGGATaaaggggagaagagaaaggggaaagctATAGACCTTTACAAATTAGGACAGATTTCTTTAAGTGGCAAAAATTTGGTGGTGGAAAGGGTGGCAGTaagaggggagaaagagaaggctGCACAGAGTTTGGCTGTGGAAACGAAGTGGGTGACTTACCGTCAAAGGCAAGGAGCAGATGGCAAAGGTGATGGTCATGATAGCCAGGAGAATGAGATGGTCCGTCTCCTCTGCCATGGAcaccctttcccctctcctgCGGCTGCCGCCCAAGGAGGGTCCGCAGCGGCTCCTCTTGCCCCGGCGGTGCATGCGGATGAGGTTGAGGATGACACTGAAGTTGCAGACGAGCACCGCAATGATGAGGAGCAGCAACAGGGTGGCGTAAAGCCTAAGGTACGTAGTCTGCTCGAGCCAGATGAAGCACCACGTCCCAGGGCAGTACTGGGCGTACTGCCTGTGGCCCAGCAGCGGCAAGGAGCAAAACAGCAGGGAGGCTGTGTAGACGATGGGAAGCACGGCCAAGCCGCCGCGGCGTTTGATCCGGCTCTGGTAGAAATAGGGGTGCCCGATGGCTAGGTAGCGTTCAAGGGCCATGGCGAAGAGCATGAGCATGGTAGCCAGGCTGAAGAAGGTCatggagaaggcaaagtaggtgCACACGCGTCTCTGGGGCGCCAGTGCCACCAGGGTCTGGTTCCGTGCGTAGGAAGCAAGCACCACGGGGCTGATGAGGCAGGTACCGAGCAGGTCGGTGAACACCAGCTCGGTCACCAGCACATGGAACAGCGAGATGGAGCTCCCGGGGCCGGCGCTGCGCCCCGAGTCCCCCCGCCAGCGGTGCGCCAGCAGCGCCAGAGCGATGAGGTTTCCCAGCACCCCGGCCGAGAACATCACCGCACTGATGGCGGGACTTTCACCCGAGGGAAGCCACTGTTCAGCATCGCAGTTCTCGAGCCTGGAGTCACTGGAAGTGTTGCCCATGGtagggtgctgggaggagagatgCGTCCTCCTCTCCCGCCGGCCTGTACCTGGGGGGAGGAGGGTCTGAGAGCTGGAGTGCTCCGGGacccagagggaaaggggagggaccAAAATCCAGAGCCCTCTGCTGGCCCGTGGCGCGCACTGAGGGCAGGCTTGGCACGGGTCTCCCGAGGCTCCCAGAGAGGCCGCTCGGCTGCCGCATCCGGACGGCGCTCCAGGCTCCTCCAGGGACCCACACCCAGGAAGCCGCAGCCGCCTCCTCCCCGCTGCTCCGGGCGAGAACCCGCGAGCTGCCAGGAGGTGGACGTGTCACACGGATAGTCTCTCGCGAGCCCGGGCAGGGAGCGGGGGCGGAGAGGGGGCCAGGCAAGGCGCGGATGGCCTGCCGGAGAGGGGTCCTCCTTCCACGCTGCGCTTCCTCCTGGCTATTTTTCTCAGCCTGGAAGCGTTTAGCCCTGGTGGAGAGCTGGGAAGGAGGGCCGGGCACTTCGTGGTCTGCGCAGGACTCACTGAAGGCCGGGCAACACCGGAGAGAGCAAAGCGACTCACCAACCGATAAAGAAGTTAGGAAGACCCAGTCCAGTGAGACGGGAAAAAGAAGGGAACAACTGACACGAAAGATGGCTTGCAGTATGAGAAAtatgttcttttcctttcctttaaaaaacattctCAAGAAGATACACCAAGAGGCGGGACCAAAACTAAGAGGAAATGAAAACGCAAGCCTTTGCATTCAAGGAACCAAACCACGCGCGCACTGAGCTGTCTTGCACTTTTGCTTTGATTCGGTTGCCAGCATTTCGCCGTTTCCAATGTCAGCGCCATAACGGATAAC contains:
- the PTGER2 gene encoding prostaglandin E2 receptor EP2 subtype isoform X1; translated protein: MGNTSSDSRLENCDAEQWLPSGESPAISAVMFSAGVLGNLIALALLAHRWRGDSGRSAGPGSSISLFHVLVTELVFTDLLGTCLISPVVLASYARNQTLVALAPQRRVCTYFAFSMTFFSLATMLMLFAMALERYLAIGHPYFYQSRIKRRGGLAVLPIVYTASLLFCSLPLLGHRQYAQYCPGTWCFIWLEQTTYLRLYATLLLLLIIAVLVCNFSVILNLIRMHRRGKRSRCGPSLGGSRRRGERVSMAEETDHLILLAIMTITFAICSLPLTIFAYMNETSRKEKWYLQALRFLSINSIIDPWVFAILRPPVLRLMRSVLCCRVSLRAQDATQTSCSAQLNVGK
- the PTGER2 gene encoding prostaglandin E2 receptor EP2 subtype isoform X2, with product MGNTSSDSRLENCDAEQWLPSGESPAISAVMFSAGVLGNLIALALLAHRWRGDSGRSAGPGSSISLFHVLVTELVFTDLLGTCLISPVVLASYARNQTLVALAPQRRVCTYFAFSMTFFSLATMLMLFAMALERYLAIGHPYFYQSRIKRRGGLAVLPIVYTASLLFCSLPLLGHRQYAQYCPGTWCFIWLEQTTYLRLYATLLLLLIIAVLVCNFSVILNLIRMHRRGKRSRCGPSLGGSRRRGERVSMAEETDHLILLAIMTITFAICSLPLTVEKISKAVLLTLSRVDFVKGRRSQEGLASCI